A genome region from Plasmodium vivax chromosome 11, whole genome shotgun sequence includes the following:
- a CDS encoding mitochondrial import inner membrane translocase subunit Tim9, putative (encoded by transcript PVX_115390A): protein MEKSLDLSSFNKSDREKIMKKINKAEYEDTMSTYNSIVERCFNECITSFRSKELDNNENNCILNCVKKFSVFSQRIGMKFTQNLNNEMQKKA from the coding sequence atggagaagtcCCTCGATTTAAGCAGCTTTAACAAAAGCGATAGGgagaaaattatgaagaagaTAAACAAAGCGGAATATGAAGATACCATGAGCACATATAACTCCATTGTGGAAAGATGCTTCAACGAGTGTATCACATCATTCAGGTCCAAAGAACTCGATAACAATGAAAACAACTGCATTTTAAATTGCGTTAAAAagttttccgttttttcccaGAGAATTGGCATGAAATTCACGCAAAATTTGAACAacgaaatgcaaaaaaaggcataa
- a CDS encoding RNase L inhibitor, putative (encoded by transcript PVX_115370A): MKKKNKEDLYKENKLEASKLRIAIVSTDKCKPKKCHLECKKNCPIVKTGKFCIEVEHTSKIAYISETLCIGCGICVKKCPFSAITIINLPKDINKDVVHRYGPNTFKLHRLPIPKLGQILGLVGTNGIGKSTALKILSSKLKPNLGKFSNPPEWRDILSFFRGNELQIFFTKLLEEQLTPIIKPQNVDLIPKQIKGNILEIINKKDKLNKKDQYMSALELDHLLDRNVEDLSGGELQRFALLISIIGQTTNVYMFDEPSSYLDIKQRISMAKIIHSLVRHDNYIIVVEHDLSILDYLSDYVCCLWGKAGAYGVVTSPFSVREGINVFLDGFVPTDNLRIREESLNFKLATDQDVTDEDKKRLHFYNYPTIKKTLNSFTLTINKGIFSESEIFVLLGQNGSGKSTFIRLFAGLIKPDNVESLGFLESLSVSYKPQQIQAKYTGTVRQLLMSKLKGLYTDPYFNNEIIKPLKIEAILDNQVLTLSGGELQKVAIIITLAKNTNIYLIDEPSAYLDSEQRIIVSKIIKRFILNTNKTAFVVEHDFIMATYLADHVIVFDGQAGVNTVANTPQTLVAGMNKFLKIIDVTFRRDPTNYRPRINKYDSVKDKEQKLNGTYFIIDE, encoded by the exons atgaagaagaagaacaaggaGGACCTGTACAAGGAGAACAAGCTGGAGGCGTCGAAGCTGAGGATCGCCATCGTGAGTACGGACAAGTGCAAGCCGAAGAAGTGCCACCTGGAGTGCAAGAAAAACTGCCCAATCGTCAAAACGGGCAAGTTCTGCATAGAAGTGGAGCACACCTCGAAGATAGCCTACATAAGTGAAACCCTCTGCATAGGCTGCGGTATCTGCGTGAAGAAGTGCCCCTTCTCCGCCATAACAATTATCAATTTGCCAAAGGATATTAACAAAGATGTGGTTCATCGGTACGGACCGAACACCTTCAAACTGCACAGACTGCCCATACCCAAGTTGGGCCAAATATTAGGTCTGGTGGGAACCAATGGAATAGGAAAATCCACAGCGCTGAAAATCTTGTCGTCCAAATTGAAGCCCAACTTGGGGAAGTTCAGTAACCCCCCGGAGTGGAGAGACATCTTATCCTTCTTCCGAGGAAATGagttgcaaatatttttcacaaaattgctGGAGGAGCAACTGACGCCAATTATAAAACCGCAAAATGTAGATTTAATTCCAAAACAAATTAAGGGAAACAttttagaaataataaataaaaaggataagcTGAACAAAAAGGACCAGTACATGAGTGCCCTCGAATTGGACCACCTCCTCGACAGAAACGTAGAAGATCTAAGTGGAGGAGAGTTACAAAGATTCGCTCTCCTAATATCTATCATAGGGCAGACGacaaatgtgtatatgttTGACGAGCCGAGCAGCTACCTAGACATTAAGCAACGCATATCGATGGCCAAAATTATTCACAGCTTAGTTAGGCATGATAACTACATCATCGTCGTAGAACACgacctttccattttggatTACCTAAGTGATTATGTTTGCTGCCTATGGGGGAAGGCAGGAGCGTACGGAGTGGTCacctctcccttttctgtAAGAGAAGGTATTAACGTATTCTTGGATGGCTTCGTACCAACTGATAACCTACGAATAAGGGAGGAGTCTCTAAATTTTAAGCTAGCTACAGATCAGGACGTAACagatgaagataaaaaaagactccatttttacaactaCCCaactattaaaaaaacactaaACAGTTTCACCTTAACCATCAACAAAGGTATCTTTTCCGAGTCAGAAATATTCGTTCTCTTGGGGCAGAATGGAAGTGGGAAAAGTACCTTCATACGTCTCTTCGCGGGACTTATCAAACCGGATAACGTAGAAAGTCTTGGCTTCCTTGAATCTCTTAGCGTTTCTTACAAACCGCAACAAATACAGGCAAAGTACACCGGGACGGTCAGGCAGCTACTCATGTCCAAGCTAAAGGGGCTATACACAGATCCCtattttaataatgaaattattaaGCCGCTCAAAATTGAAGCTATCCTAGACAACCAAGTGTTAACCCTCTCAGGGGGGGAATTGCAAAAAGTTGCCATCATCATTACACTGGCCAAGAACACCAACATCTATCTCATCGATGAACCCTCTGCCTACTTAGACTCCGAGCAGAGAATCATCGTTTCCAAAATTATTAAACGATTCATCCTGAATACTAACAAAACGGCGTTCGTCGTGGAGCACGACTTCATTATGGCTACCTACTTGGCCGACCACGTCATCGTCTTCGACGGCCAGGCGGGGGTCAACACCGTCGCCAACACCCCCCAAACGCTCGTCGCCGGCATGAACAAGTTCCTCAAAATTATCGACGTCACCTTCAGGCGAGACCCCACCAACTACCGCCCCAGGATAAACAAGTACGACAGTGTCAAGGACAAGGAGCAGAAGCTCAACG GCACCTACTTCATCATCGACGAGTaa
- a CDS encoding hypothetical protein, conserved (encoded by transcript PVX_115380A): MKTKAKKKEILEKKKKENKKFLRFVKTNQKYEKFQKAILNGKGPKLKHNNKKATQKIKIKSKESVPIHVKSFDNIIEPNTFSKAYDFIFDKVVNDHVKNLLYDTHMLYCNLDLSTSYNIGKAYNFPINLIHSYYMDVIILVSDESEKWRNMVIENKIKRVKKVITYDKFEGVYYKDDMLNEQISKYDLFIFDATIRTKKYAHIISRIKKNNKTFTTLQLDEDTFVDSIDKVIRRTYTDLNKGSTHSVPIGYLSLGKDKLFDNIREATKGMLQFYEQKKMSVVSINLRYVNMTIPVYIHVLKDGVASDY; the protein is encoded by the exons ATGAAGAcgaaggcgaagaagaaggaaatcctggagaagaaaaaaaaggaaaacaaaaagttcCTACGGTTTGTAAAGACGAACCAGAAATATGAGAAATTCCAAAAAGCAATTTTAAATGGAAAGGGACCCAAACTAAAGCACAACAATAAAAAGGCAACacagaaaattaaaataaagagcAAAGAAAGTGTGCCCATCCATGTGAAATCATTTGATAATATCATTGAGCCCAACACCTTCTCCAAAGCATATGACTTTATATTTGACAAAGTAGTCAACGATCACGTGAAAAATCTCCTATACGACACGCACATGTTGTATTGCAATTTGGATTTATCTACCAGCTACAACATAGGGAAGGCCTATAATTTCCCTAT CAACCTAATTCACTCCTACTACATGGACGTGATCATCCTAGTCAGCGATGAGAGCGAGAAGTGGAGAAACATGGTTATAGAGAATAAAATCAAGAGGGTAAAGAAG GTCATTACGTATGACAAATTTGAAGGCGTCTACTACAAAGACGACATGCTGAACGAGCAGATAAGCAAATACgacctcttcattttcgatGCCACCATACGGACCAAGAAGTACGCGCACATCATTTCCAGGATTAAGAAAAACAACAA AACGTTCACAACGTTGCAGTTAGACGAAGACACATTTGTGGACAGCATAGACAAAGTTATTAGGAGGACCTACACCGACCTGAACAAAGGATCAACACA CTCTGTCCCCATCGGGTACCTTAGCCTAGGAAAGGATAAGCTCTTTGACAACATACGGGA GGCGACCAAAGGAATGCTCCAGTTTTacgagcagaaaaaaatgtcagTAGTGTCCATCAACTTAAGGTATGTAAACATGACCATCCCCGTGTACATACACGTCTTAAAGGATGGTGTCGCATCGGACTACTAA
- a CDS encoding hypothetical protein, conserved (encoded by transcript PVX_115375A) — MKNLTSGGQPVILRPSPHLRILVNHPALRTMEVEWAARILSQLLIKEKCLKEKYVFNLLKKFGDVNHIVQHANEQLESLGFIINNELINGEEYFIIGCEKLTIPRKSSQADTSPESVSLNIKEEHLFNSLFKTNEISLYYLIIDYIVSNNRYLRVDGGEVTYESLCLELNIKNANVQKAILNKLLAHNWLRKEQGELALGLRFFTDLIKYFPLTNLDKCSLCNNAVIVESRQCTNCLSIYHIHCFNALANKLALCFICKNSL; from the exons ATGAAAAACTTAACGAGTGGAGGCCAACCTGTCATTCTGCGCCCATCGCCCCATCTTCGCATTTTAGTAAATCACCCAGCTTTGCGAACCATGGAGGTGGAGTGGGCGGCGCGGATTTTATCCCAGCTTCTGATTAAGGAGAAG TGCCTGAAGGAGAAGTACGTTTTCAATTTGCTCAAAAAGTTTGGAGACGTGAACCACATCGTTCAGCACGCGAATGAGCAGCTGGAGTCGCTCGGGTTTATCATAAAT AACGAGCTGATAAACGGAGAGGAGTACTTCATAATCGGGTGCGAGAAGCTGACCATTCCGAGGAAGAGCAGCCAAGCGGATACGTCCCCCGAGTCCGTTTCCCTTAACATTAAAGAGGAACATTTGTTCaattccctttttaagaCGAACGAAATTAGCTTATATTACCTTATCATTGATTACATAGTGAGTAATAATCGGTACCTACGTGTggacgggggggaagtaacTTATGAATCGTTGTGCCTTGAGCTGAACATAAAGAATGCCAACGTGCAGAAGGCTATAC TTAACAAACTACTGGCCCACAACTGGCTTCGAAAGGAACAAGGCGAATTGGCACTGGGGCTCCGTTTCTTTACG GATCTGATAAAGTACTTCCCTCTGACCAATTTGGACAAGTGCTCCCTCTGCAATAACGCAGTGATCGTCGAG agCAGGCAATGCACCAACTGTCTATCCATTTATCACATCCACTGCTTCAACGCTCTTGCGAATAAGCTGGCCCTCTGTTTCATCTGCAAGAACTCCCTCTAA
- a CDS encoding hypothetical protein (encoded by transcript PVX_115360A), which produces MLKKTLFFLSCVMLSELNCVSSSYKECSSVTNDEEILSYCKNESDCYFKNVDGSDHSTITCVCRKYMEDYFFAGPDCSIKISYHYQTMKNNEVMNTSWIEDLFNINSWKNEENRVGKICINPRCR; this is translated from the exons ATGCTCAAGAAAACCCTTTTCTTCCTATCCTGTGTGATGCTCTCCGAACTGAATT GTGTATCTTCCAGCTACAAAGAATGCTCGTCTGTGACCAACGACGAAGAAATTCTTTCCTACTGTAAAAACGAATCCGactgttattttaaaaatgttgatGGCTCCGACCACTCAACGATTACTTGTGTGTGTAGAAAGTATATGGaggattattttttcgctgGCCCGGACTGTTCAATaa AAATTTCTTACCACTACCAAACGATGA AAAACAACGAAGTTATGAACACCAGTTGGATCGAAGACTTGTTCAACATCAACTCGTGGAAGAATGAAGAAAACAGAGTGGGCAAAATTTGCATCAACCCCCGGTGCAGGTAG
- a CDS encoding 26S proteasome regulatory subunit rpn11, putative (encoded by transcript PVX_115365A) — translation MAGIPSSLRELFYSFSDGNGMNNEALADTSEQVYISPLALLKILKHGRAGVPMEVMGLMLGEIVDEYTIRIVDVFAMPQSGNSVSVEAVDPVYQTNMLEELKKTGRHEMVVGWYHSHPGFGCWLSGTDVNTQKSFEQLNPRTIGVVVDPIQSVKGKVVIDCFRLINPHMLMLGQEPRQTTSNIGYLTKPTLTALVHGLNRNYYSIVINYRKNELEKNMLLNLHKDVWGNPLKLIDFNEQKKNIDENLDSIKKLTALYNKNLRGEMKKTNQEIILENIGKIDAKKRIQNSVETLLNDSILTCIGTMANTLFF, via the exons ATGGCGGGAATTCCCTCCTCCCTGCGCGAGCTGTTTTATTCCTTCTCGGACGGAAATGGAATGAACAATGAGGCGCTGGCGGACACCAGCGAGCAGGTGTACATCTCCCCCCTCGCCCTCCTGAAGATTTTGAAGCATGGCCGG gcTGGAGTGCCCATGGAAGTGATGGGGCTGATGCTGGGCGAAATAGTAGACGAGTACACCATCCGAATTGTGGACGTCTTTGCCATGCCGCAATCAGGCAACAGCGTGAGTGTGGAGGCAGTGGACCCCGTGTACCAAACGAACATGCTagaggaattaaaaaaaacgggaagACACGAAATGGTTGTTGGCTGGTACCACTCCCACCCAGGCTTTGGCTGCTGGCTCTCCGGAACAGATGTAAACACGCAGAAAAGCTTTGAGCAATTAAACCCGAGGACAATTGGAGTAGTCGTAGACCCAATCCAATCCGTCAAAGGAAAAGTCGTGATCGATTGCTTTCGATTAATAAACCCACATATGCTCATGCTCGGACAAGAGCCCAGACAAACCACCTCAAATATTGGCTACCTCACCAAGCCAACCCTAACAGCGCTTGTACACGGCCTGAACAGAAACTACTACTCCATAGttataaattatagaaaaaacgagttggaaaaaaatatgcttttAAATTTACACAAAGATGTTTGGGGCAACCCCTTAAAGCTAATTGACTTTAATgagcaaaagaaaaatatcgACGAAAATTTGGACAGCATTAAAAAGCTTACAGCTCTGTATAACAAGAATTTACGAGGGGAGATGAAGAAAACTAATCAGGAGATTATTTTGGAGAATATCGGCAAGATAGATGCCAAGAAGAGGATCCAAAACTCCGTGGAAACGTTGCTGAACGATTCGATTCTCACCTGCATCG gAACCATGGCAAACACTCTCTTCTTTTAG
- a CDS encoding hypothetical protein, conserved (encoded by transcript PVX_115355A): protein MKVSIRCFKCILLIFLCAVTAYGSAERWVDNENAGDVGERGASILNTTDADVDDSGGRLKKTPHRGGLRSVNSGINEPSAKASFLSVRGAATMGDENDEDDDEEEEDDASDDTDDSAAPDERTVNLSVRDQNGELTYNANDTEVNQMAILKDITDKVKREETEVNMDRVNPVDIPSIAEEERKINEFYEYENEVLKNIREKKKNINAMINEDLDELLRPAQREYMKVARSIKSKLLHEYEQILREELSQE from the coding sequence AACGGCGTATGGGAGTGCCGAAAGATGGGTGGATAATGAAAATGCAGGTGATGTGGGTGAGCGTGGCGCGTCCATATTGAACACAACTGATGCTGATGTTGATGATTCTGGGGGGAGGCTCAAAAAGACGCCTCACAGGGGAGGTCTGAGAAGTGTTAATTCGGGCATAAATGAACCGTCAGCGAAAGCATCCTTTTTAAGCGTGCGGGGTGCGGCCACGATGGGGGATGAAAACGACgaagatgatgatgaggaggaggaggacgatgCGAGTGACGACACGGATGACTCCGCCGCTCCAGACGAGAGAACGGTCAACCTAAGCGTGCGAGACCAAAACGGAGAGCTCACGTACAACGCGAACGATACGGAGGTGAACCAAATGGCCATACTGAAAGATATAACTGATAAAGTTAAGCGAGAAGAAACCGAAGTGAACATGGACAGAGTTAACCCAGTTGATATCCCAAGCATTGCCGAGGAGGAGAGAAAGATAAACGAATTTTACGAATACGAAAATGAGGTATTAAAAAACATTcgcgaaaagaaaaaaaacattaacgCAATGATTAATGAAGATTTGGATGAGCTACTAAGGCCTGCCCAGAGGGAGTATATGAAGGTGGCTAGAAGCATAAAAAGTAAGCTGTTGCATGAGTACGAGCAGATTCTTCGGGAGGAATTGTCCCAAGAGTAG
- a CDS encoding hypothetical protein, conserved (encoded by transcript PVX_115385A), whose product MRRVTILTNFGRKKRYTFPREEKNPFVLCESKRSVATTHAAIRSKHGDNVKTKLERREDDIILHKSTCSDAPSPLTDYHQYNTNDLIKVLNVYIKSKSDQIELLRNVSINLLLNKEKIRYREIITLLKQFSVIKCKNYFLFCYFKDVLSENIHLITCDELVDVYFAFTNLNYFHHNFFFLIEKRIFHNFHLLNLKKLICLIQCFNKKKIISKNYLTILLYSISKNINQFDTFQLSVLFGFFKTFNINNNILINSLIHNFNQHVNLSSECKQLAIFYNFLSYVGKKCHRNYHYFAKEKELIGLIRNFALRYEEQWERGPNGPGRAIGGEGLTGVDTDKVADAVGEAVTDAGDAIQRRLSILESNFLTQSDELQTLRESTNALRQNSYNVNVVYSIKNALKNVEAITRKKLKSMPIESLCLISSSIANIDKNKFLLEKVAEEVGKQSTKLTPLLVSFLMLSFSKADHKHGSLIYYSLQFFYKYNTFFSVNEVGLLCKALHNFSLKENEFVDVLNGFMLSVLSVSSGLGEGSREDTIVDSSDGRVGSDPRGDHLNYNADDGASSGKQVEKLFFEIERSIDKSIEQRNYEDQFTNLRSVHMEEEGKSYTDAKERTGDPENKRMYSDFVNFSFIDYENIKKKNYYANNLYNIKMSKTIYINNVIYILEYYAFNLVNIPQILDLFCDFFLKRNVNYILYSRIFYAFYLLQYRGSKVYQMIDRFNECQPLYQVMYKERHMEKLLRSLIYFYENKTDGNKMEGIYFYVLPKSYFSFIFNFSKYILTFLFIKNSNYVLHKFLVDIEEISLGRGDYIYLHKPNRLY is encoded by the coding sequence atgcgtagGGTTACCATATTAACCAATTTtggacgcaaaaaaaggtatacatttccaagggaggaaaaaaatccatTCGTGCTTTGCGAAAGCAAAAGAAGTGTAGCCACAACGCATGCTGCGATAAGAAGCAAACATGGCGACAATGTAAAGACAAAATTGGAAAGAAGAGAAGatgatataattttacacaaATCCACATGCTCGGACGCCCCCTCCCCGTTAACGGATTACCACCAGTACAACACAAATGATCTCATCAAAGttttaaatgtatacataaaatCCAAGAGTGACCAAATTGAACTGTTGAGAAACGTTTCGATCAACCTGCTGCTGAATAAGGAAAAGATAAGATACAGGGAGATAATCACATTGTTAAAACAATTTTCCGTgataaaatgcaaaaattattttttattttgctattttaaAGATGTCCTGAGCGAAAACATCCATTTAATTACTTGCGATGAGTTAGTGGACGTATATTTCGCCTTCAcaaatttgaattattttcatcataatttttttttcctaattgaGAAGAGAATATTTCACAACTTCCaccttttaaatttaaaaaaattaatttgcttGATACAATGCTttaacaagaaaaaaattatatccaaaaattatttaaccaTATTACTTTATAGcatatcaaaaaatataaatcagTTTGACACTTTTCAGCTTTCTGTCCTTTTcggtttttttaaaacttttaacataaataataacatcctcataaattctttaattcataattttaatcAACATGTGAATCTCAGCTCTGAATGTaagcagctagccattttttacaattttttgtcCTACGTTGGTAAGAAGTGCCACAGGAATTATCACTACTTtgcaaaggagaaggaactCATCGGCTTGATAAGGAATTTTGCCTTGCGCTATGAGGAGCAGTGGGAGCGGGGTCCAAATGGGCCCGGTAGAGCCATTGGAGGAGAGGGTCTCACAGGGGTAGACACGGACAAAGTTGCAGACGCGGTTGGGGAAGCGGTTACCGACGCAGGGGATGCGATACAAAGGAGGCtgtccattttggaaagcaATTTCCTCACCCAAAGCGACGAGCTGCAAACCCTCAGGGAGAGTACGAACGCCCTAAGGCAGAATTCGTACAACGTCAATGTGGTGTACTCCATTAAGAACGCTTTAAAAAACGTGGAAGCGATCACGAGGAAGAAATTGAAGAGCATGCCGATTGAGTCCCTGTGCTTGATATCGTCCTCCATAGCAAACAtagacaaaaataaattcctcTTGGAAAAAGTCGCAGAGGAAGTTGGTAAGCAGTCGACCAAACTGACTCCCCTGCTGGTGAGTTTTTTGATGCTATCTTTCAGCAAAGCGGATCACAAGCATGGGAGTCTAATTTACTACTcgctgcaatttttttataaatataacactttttttagCGTCAATGAGGTGGGGCTGCTGTGTAAGGCGCTGCACAATTTTTCCCTGAAGGAGAACGAGTTTGTGGATGTGCTGAATGGGTTTATGTTGAGCGTGTTGAGCGTGTCGAGCGGCTTGGGTGAGGGTAGCAGGGAGGACACCATCGTTGATAGCAGCGACGGCCGCGTCGGTAGCGACCCGCGTGGAGACCACCTCAATTACAATGCGGACGATGGTGCGTCCTCTGGAAAACAGGTGGAGAAACTCTTTTTCGAAATCGAGAGGAGCATCGATAAAAGCATTGAGCAGAGAAATTACGAAGATCAATTCACTAATTTGAGGAGCGTCCATATGGAGGAGGAAGGTAAGAGTTACACAGACGCAAAGGAAAGGACAGGTGACCctgaaaataaaaggatGTACAGCGATTTTGTAAACTTTAGCTTTATtgattatgaaaatataaaaaagaagaattatTATGCAAACAATTTGtacaacataaaaatgagtaaaacgatttatataaataatgtcATATACATTTTGGAGTATTATGCTTTCAACCTGGTGAACATTCCCCAAATTTTGGACCTTTTCtgtgacttttttttaaaaagaaacgtAAATTATATCCTCTACTCGAGAATATTTTACGCCTTTTACCTGCTGCAGTACAGAGGGAGTAAGGTCTACCAAATGATTGACAGATTTAATGAGTGCCAACCCCTGTACCAAGTGATGTACAAGGAGAGGCACATGGAGAAGCTGTTGCGGTCgctaatttatttttatgaaaacaAAACGGACGGGAATAAAATGGAGGGCATTTACTTTTACGTTTTGCCCAAGAGCTacttttcattcatttttaatttttcaaaatatattttaacatttttgtttattaaaaatagtaattatGTGCTACACAAATTTTTGGTTGATATAGAGGAAATATCGTTGGGCAGGGGGGACTACATTTATTTGCACAAACCAAACAGACTGTAttga